One Canis lupus baileyi chromosome 1, mCanLup2.hap1, whole genome shotgun sequence genomic window, GGCTGGTCCCCGCAGAGCGTGGGGTTTTGGCACCAGAGGCTCCTGCTTAGGGCCCCAGAGCCCAGTAACCACCGCAACGAGACAGTGGATGAGATGGTGCCAGGGGTGGAGAGACCACGCTGACCAGGGTCAGTGACAAATccgttttctcctctctttgTCATTGAAATCACAGAATTAGCCCTGCCTGCTTTCTCATAAAGACCCCTCGCTCTCCTCCTATGAGGGGGTTGCTTGTGGACCCTAGCCCCCCAAGTCGCCACCCTGATGCCTCAAATAAAGGCCTCTGTTCTTCAGTTTTGCCTCCTGTGTTGGGTTGATAGCCCCTGGGTCCCTTCCCTGCTGAGTCCAGGCGTCCTGGTGGGAGACACGGCCTGGAGGTCCTGTCCCACAATATGAGGACGCTGGGACCACACAGGGTGGGAGAGAAATCTGCATCTGATGCCCTTCATGTGTGCAAAGCTCCAACCCACGCCAGGAGTGTGCCTCATGGATGGAAGCCCACTGCCGCCTTGCTCCAGCAGGGTGCTGGGGGTGCCCTTGCACAGGCAccactgcacccccccccccactctcagggagggagggagggggccaaCCACGTCTCCAGATCTCTGCCTGCCCCGGGGCCCTGGAAAAACCCGAGTTTCCATCACGGGCACCGCAGGGCTGAGAATTAGACCGTTCTCAGAAACCTCCTGTGCAACAGCTTTCCACCGTTAAGGGTGGGTTTGAATGCTTTAACCACAGATGcggtttttaaaaagctgaggaAGCCCCACCCTCCTGTCCATAAGCAGATTCCGTGAAGCACAAGTGGGAATTCCACCGGGACCCGGGGAATGCCTCATGCCCCCCTCTGAAATGCCTGCGTCCTCGGGGTGGACACGGCGCAGCCCCTGCGACCTGCTCCCCATCACCGCCTCAGCCACCACCCCGACCGGCCGACCCTCTTTGTTCTAAAATGTCGAtcgctttttaaaatgttcagtttttttttctttttaaatgttcagcTCTTTAAACCGTATCCTGAAACCAGTTGCTTGTTACACGAATGTCCATAGATCTGCAAATATTTTGGCtggttttcttactgtttttcctTCCAAAGTTCTGGCCGACTGTGCATTTGCCCCCGGGTGGGGCCGAGGTCTCCAGCCACCCCCAGGCTCCACAGTGAAGATGTCCCCACCTCGTTCTTTTGGGCCCGGGCCCAGGGAAGCACTtggggggcagctgggagggATTCAAGATAAAGCTGCTTCAGGAATTAAAAATGTTGCaatgctcagcaggaagcttcCCTGAGAAATCTTTGAAAAGTTAAGGGgcagtttctttgaaaaataaataccaaaaaaagccTAGTTTTtcgaaaacacttaaaaaaaaaaaggattttatttgaaatcatctctacacccaacacggggctggaGCTGGAACTCACGACCCCGACACTAAGAGTCACGAGCTCCTCCGACTGAGCCCACCGGGCGCCCCTCCACGAACACTTTTACACTGTTTCCTTGTGTTGGAACCAGAGTTTGGGCCACGCATGTGAGAGATGCATGTTCCTGCCACACATGAGGGCACCCACGGGGTGGGGACACAGGCCTGGCGGACCTACCACCGAGAGGTGGTTTACGAAGATGATGGCATGATCCATGTTGATTCACGGGGAGGGCTCACACCCTGGTTTCTAGAACACCCTCTAAGAGAATGCTTTTGGGAGTAATGTTTAGGAGGGCTGCGGGTGACCACGGTGCCAGCTGAGCAGATGGGGCCCGGAGGGGACCACGAGGACCACAAGGCGGACCGGGCTGGGACTCTCCCTGGGAAGACGCTGCCACAGAGGCAGCGGGTGGGCTGGCTCTGCAGTCTCCCCTGCATCCACGGGGGTGGGGACATGCTCCCAGAGCCTCTGCAGGCCGCAGGGTGAGCCCGGGGACCCACTCCGTCGCCTCTTCTCTGGGGCCTGTCCCCTTTTGTGACTTCAGAGATCAGCCACGTTGGCCAGACGACACACGTCCACGTCCTAAACGGCCAACGAGGTAGGTCCCGGTCCTTAGTCCTGGGAGGGCCTGTGTGTGCTGGTCATGCGCGCTCACTGTGGGTCCTCAGGAGGTCCCTGTCCCTTGCGCAGCCTCCTGGGGGCCTCACACCATGGTCATGACCCTGAGCGCTGCCGGCTGGAACCTTCGGATCTTTCTCCTCAGCGCTTTGGAGGCTTTGATGCGGCACAGTTTGGGTACCGGAGGCAGGGGTGGCCTGCGGGCGCCCGGGGCCCTCCAGGGCTGCGGGGGACACGCCCCAGGCCAGGCGCCGCCCTCCGAGTCACTGCTGCTGGACTCCCGGTCCCCGAAGCGGCTGGCGGTGTGGTCGCTGGCCCCGTCCTCGCTGGTCTCGGCCACCGTGGAGCGGGGCAGGGAGGCACCCTCGGCCGACGGCTCGGAGCCGTCCGACTCGCTCCTGACCCGGGCGTCCTGGCGGGGCAGCTTGGGCCGGGCGCGGGCGCACACGGGCCGGGGACCGCCCGCCCTGCCCGCTGCCGGCCTGTGGGGCCCCGGGCTGCCGGAGATCTCCACGGAGGACAGCCACCTGCGCTGCTTCTTCCGCgcctccccgcccgccgcgcccagAGCACTGGCTTCCACGGGGAACAAGGCCTGGGTGGGGGCCTGGCGACTCTCCCGTCGGGCCACCAGCAGGGGCACCAGGAGGGGCACGGGGTAGAGTCTGGGCTCGGAGCAGGACCGGCTGGGGGTCGCCCCCGCCAGGGGGGGCCTCCTCCTGAGACCCTCCCCCCACTCTGGGGGCAAAAGGGGGTCTCTGAGGGCCCCCTCGGGGGAAGGCTGCCCCCCAAACCGCAGCACCTTGTCACTGGCCCCTCTCTTGGTCTTCGTAGCCTTCATCTTGGGGTGTCCTGTTTTCAGCCCCAGGAGGGAAGGTCCACTGGCAGCAAATGGGGGGCGGGCACAGTGCCCTGGGGGCAGAGTGGGGCTTGCCCTGCCCCCCTTCCCGGCAGGTGACAGGACTGTGCTCTCTTGGCAGCTGAGAGCCTGCTGCTGAGTCTGGGGGCGGGGAGAGTGGGCTGGCCCACGGCCCTGCTGAGGGGCACCCAGCGTGGTCTCCCCACGGATGCAGCCTCTTGAGGGTCCCTCCTCTGGAAGGCTGCTGGGGTGCGGGGCAGCTGCAAGGAGCATGGCAGGTCCCCGAAGCCTGAGGGTGTCCCAGCTGGTGTCCACCCTCTGGGCCATCCCACCCGGCCCTGCTCTCCCTGGGGTGCACACCAGCTTCTCTGGGCCACCTTCACTGTCTGCTCTCTGGCCACCAAGCACCTGCAGGGATGGGGGCACCTCACATCTTGGGGGTCCATGCTCACCCACACCGCCCTTTGGGGGGGTCCCTCGGCCCCGCAGCCTTAGCAGCTTGTCTATATATGCTGCAGCTGGGCCAGCCTCAAGGACAGGTCCAGTCTGGCTGGGGCCTGCGGCCGCAGGGCTGGGCagaggctccctccggggagagTGGCCATTACTCTGCAGGGCCTCCTTGTGTAGAGAAAAGAGAGGGCTCTGAAGAGCCACAGCATGCAGGGGGCTGGGATATGGGTATACCTCCCTGCCACCCTTGGACACCAGGTCACGCTGGTACTTGGGATCCAGCACATGCACTGGGAGGTCCATCCCCTGGTAGAGAAAAGATGTGGACTTGGGGTCTGCGCTGGCTTTCTGGAACACCACCTCAGGTGGTAGGACTCTTTCAAGATCACCTGGGAATGAGAGAAATGAGCAAACAGGTAAATCGGGGACCCTAGTATGATCCTAGGGTCACATCCCATGCAGCACCATAACCCTGAAGTGCCCTGTGCAGGCCTGGGCAAAAGGCCTGGCAAGGGGAGGGCAGCATGCCGTGCACTCTGATGCCAGGTCACGAGCAGCACAGATAGGGCTGGCTCACACCTAACGCCATCACCCGGTCCGGGCTGTGCCCTCTCTGCCACAGCCTATGAGGCGATGTTGGACTCAGAATCTACCATTCCCAGGCCTTCATTCACCCCAGGTTTGGAGATGCCCAGAGAGGCAGGTATCTGTGACCCCACGGTGGGTTCTGGACAGACCCCTGAAGGCATCGCAGACGGGAAATCATGGGAATATTCACCAGGACAGACAGCACTAAGCCAGGTCTTGTACTAGAAAGCTAATCTGTCCAAAGATGAGGTCGTTTCCTTTTGCGACAGACTAAAGAAAAACAGAGGTTCTTTTCTGAGCCCCTGAGAAGGACCCACGTGTGAAATGAACTCTCTCCGGGGCGCTCTGGCTACTGAGCCCATTCCAGTCACAGACAGATGCCAGTCAGGTCGTGTAAGGGTTctagaaggatttttaaaataactttcagaTGTTcacttaaaaagtaagaaaaaaatactttttatcacAGCAGTCTTGCTATAATGGACAGAAGTGGGCATTTGATTCCTGTCTCTAtccaaaaatccaaaaaaaaaaaaaaaaaaaagcctataggTAATTTGTAGTACCTGTGGGATTAGCACCAGCCCCAAATGTACACGGGGGCTTCCTTGCTTTGTGCTCAGTGGTGCAACAGCCATCCCCAGCTGCCCCCACCACCTTGAATGGgacctgccctcccctccctggctcTCCTTTACCTGTAGACACCGGCCTGGGCCGGGACAGGCCTTCCTCGGTGGCCTGGGGTCCCCATGTGGGCAGGGGGACTGTGTGCACGGTGGTCTCGTCGGCTGAGCGGGGTCGGCAGTCCCCCGCATCGGGGCTGGCCATGGGGTCGGCTGGCAGCAGAGTGCCCAAGGAGGAGTACATGCGGTCACTACACACAGACgtgcaggaggcagagagggagcaggagccaCCATCACTCAGCTCGTAGAAGCCTGGACAGGGCGAAGAGCAGCAGTCAGTGCACCTCTGGGCAGTggcccctctcctgccctgtgCTGGGGGTGCGGCTCAGGATCTCATCAAGGGTGGCACTGGAGAAGGTGGCCAGGGGCTCCGCATTACTGTCCACTGCTGCCCCATCAACAGGGTCAATGGGAGCCCCCTTCACCTGGGCCCCATCACCCACTGACCCCTGTCTTTGGCAAGCAGCTTTCCTTCCCCTACGTGACCTGGCTTCTAGCCCCAGGGCAGGCCTCTGGCATCCTTCACCACCCACTCCTCGTCCCAAGTGGCAATCGGAAGAAGACAGCACACTGGGGGCCCTCTAGCTGGGACCTGCCACACACAGTGCACATCCAGACCAGGTCGtggtttttcaaattaaaaaaacgTTAGAAGAAACAGCAGCAATGCTGTATGCGGTCTCTGGGGTTGGCCATGCGATCCAGCGTGGGGCCAGAAGGGACCATGTGGCCTGAACCAGGCATGTCAGAAAGGCTCCGTGACCATctctttatagcttttttttttttttttttttaagattctatttatttattcatgagagacacagagagatagagagaggcagagacacaggcagagggagaagcaggctccatgcagggagcctgacatgggactcgatcccgggactccaggatcatgccctgggctgaaggtggtgctaaactgctgagccacccagggatccctccttgcagctttaaagtgagagacacagggcagcAGGCAAGGGGACGGTGTCCTTATCGCCTTGTCTGACAAATCATACAGATTTGAGATGGGATAAACCTGCAGGCTCAGAAAAACACCTCTGCTGCCTCATGAAACAGTTCTTCACAACCTCCCTGTTGATCTGACCTCAACAGAGCCCAGGGTCTGTCTCAGGCCCGGCACAGGTGAGACCCTCAGGAGGCTTCTGTTATCAACAGCAGGACCTGTCCCATTAAAACATCTCTCCATGAGCACACGCACGTGCACTCTCCCCTTTTTCTCCGAAGCACATTTGGGTAGAGGGATGAACTGGTGCATTCTCAGCCCTTTGGGGGTCAGGTGCTCCAGGCGGGCAGCGGGCCTCAGAGCGCGGGCCCTGGAGGTGCGGGGACCCCGGGAGGGCTGCCAGGAAGGGGCGGCTTCCACCTCGGAGCTCGGGCTACCTGAGCTGGGCCTGCTGTCGCTGTCGGCAAGCTCGCTGCATGGTCGGCGCACGTCCAGCTGGAGCTCACTGATCTGTCGGTCCAGCTGCTCCAAGTGGGTTTTTAGGCCGACGTCCTGGCGCCGCAAACGGTTCTAGGAAGGGAGAGCATGAGAAATAAAACTGAGTTTGTGGAAGGCAAGCTCGGTGCCCCATGGGACCTTTGCCCTGGGCATATGATTTAGACTCCCCAAATCCTGGGCTCCTGCGCCTCATCCTGACCGCTCCCCGGAACCAACTCCCCGGCTCTCTCGTCACCAGAGCAAAGAGCCACCAATCCCTACCCCCAACAGGGTTTCCGTCTCCAGTCACCGACTCTTAAAAACTCAGCAATCCTCAGCTAGGTATTTCTTCATAAGAAGACTGATGCAGACCATGAGCATGACATCGGGACCCAAGGCAGCACCTACCCTGGCACATGGCACAGATGACGGGTTCAGCTGTTGTTCTGAGTTTTATGTGAGAACCGACTTTCCCACGCTCTTGTGCCCTATTCTTTCACTCAGCAGACCATGGGTGAGCTCCAAACTTATCAAGGGGACACGAAAGTGCCAGGAGAGAAAACGGGCCCTTTCTGCatacaccccctcccccccatattACAGGTGCCTCTCACAGGTTCTGTGGAGCCCTTGGGGATGGGGCACTCAGTGAGGCTCAGAATCTGCCTGGGAATCTTCTTGGTTAGAGGTTCTCACCTTAGCTCCCCCTCAGAGGCTCTATCCTCTCTGGGTTCAGCCATAAATGGGTTCTTCTGAGCACTGGCCAAACACATGCGTGTGAGTAATTACACACATACAATGTGTGTATGTGGTTAATGCTCATAGTACATATCCACACACGTTCCcacacataaataataaatatgtagaaTGACGAGCACTGACGAGCTTAATAAATGCTGAATTCCTTTTTTCGATCATAAAGCAACACCCTCTTTTCAAGGTCTGTTGCATAAACTTCTTATTTTTATCAACAGTTAAGTTTAAGGCAAACAATGAATAAATGCAATTATGTAGTTTCCCCTGTTTAAGAAAATGATTGTGTTTCGAATTTTTACACAGAAAGTGAAGAATTCTCCAGAGCTCCATAATTTGGGGCTCTGGGGGGATTCCTCTTTGCTACTAGGAGAACGCAGCCCAAGAGGGAAGCAGGTGGCAGTCATTTCCGATTCTTACGAGGGAATCATGTGGGCACAGTGTTGGGACACCAGCCCAGGCGAGGGTCGGTGGGTGAGGAGCCCAGGGCACATGCCAGGCCACCATGCCCGCAGCCCTTTGCTCCAGGGCCCAGTCCAGGGCTCTCAGAGCAAGCTCCAAGTTTTGCAGCAACAGCGTCTTGCAGCCCTAAGACTGTCCATAAACATATCATGGCAGCAACCAGTCCTGAATTTAATAAAAACCTTATAATCCCAGAACCATCCAGTCCAGCCTAAGCATCCTGGCTTCTAGCTTTGACtatttttacaaaggaaaatgttGCCCAGGTAAACAGCAGTAGCAGAGGGAGTCAGGGGGTTTGCAAAGACAGGCTTCCGGCCAGTGACCCCCCACCCAGGTGAGGAACACTAGATTCAGGCAAAGGGGCCAGGGTGTATTTTTGCTGCACATGACTCTTCTCCTGCCATAAAGTCAGGCCACGTTTCCCCGGCAAGTCAGTCCCTCTTCGATGCTTTCGAACATCAGTCTGACCTCTTCTCTTCCAAATCAGTATGCTCTCGACCTCCTGGAGGAGGACGGCACCTAGGATGCCATCCAGTtggcttccttcctccctctgaacccctccccgcccccaaagTCATCTCTGTGCCTTTGTGCTGAGATTAATTGCTTTGTGTTAATGTCTGGCCAGCCAGGCCTTCAGTGGGTGGTTTCTGATTCATGTCCAGAGGCCACAGGCACACAGGCTCTCGAGTGTTCACAGATGATTTGCTGCATCCTCAGGACCCACCTGCCCGTCCACAGGGCTTCCCCATCCAGAGTTTACCCTTCCTTGGTCCCTTACTTGGGGTTTTTACGACTCTGCTTTTCATGAACTCCTTCTTGGCATCTAACTGTGTGCCAACAGTCGTAAGCGCCTTCTGTGGCCAGGACAGAGTAGAATCCACTGCAACCCAGCCACAGAGTGTCTCTCTGCATGTATTTCTGCAGAGGAAATGTGAAAAATCCCCTTGCGCTGGGTGAGCAGGACTGTGGTAGCCACATGGATCCCCATCAGAgcggccccctcctccccacctcagtCTCCGGCATCCAGGCTCACCATCAGGGCAGCGAACCCGTGTAAGgggccctgggggcagggagagcacaCCTGCGGTTCCTCAGGTTCCTCCCTGAGTGTAAGTGCAGAGTCCCGGGATCCCAGCCACACCTGGGAACCTGCATCTTGACAAGCCTCCCACAGTACGCAAAGGTGTTTTCTGAAGGCAAGAAGCCTGAATGCCACTAAAAACAAATACTGAGCTTATCCCTTCCCCTGGAAGGTGTACTGCGTGTACACCTGTACTCTGCTTGTTTGTCTTTGGCTTCCAACTGCGACCCAGGAGTCTGGGCTCCTCAAGCCTTTACGGCAGATTCAAAGGACAAAGATGAAAAATGCCCTCAAGTTCATGATACACACGTGGCGTctatttactttttctccttcctcaaaGGCTGAGAGCATGCAGAGGAAACATCACCCAGGTGAATCCCGGGGCGCTCCCCCTGCGGGCAGGCGGGGACACGTTACTGCCTGGCTGGAAAGGGGGTCGTGGGGGCACCACTCAGCCTGGCGACAGACGGAGACGCAACTCAGTTCCCGCCGATGCCCTGCCTTCATGGGGATCTTGAGCAGGTTCCCTTGCCCTGAGTCCCCGAAGCAAGTGTAGCCACTCAGGGAACACACCAGACATCGCGTTTGCAGCTGCAGAGGCAGCCTGTCCTTGCAGGAGTTAGTGCCAGAATCTGCCAGTGAAAAGGACTTCTTGCACGCTGCCGGCCTGAGGACAAGTCACAACCAGCAGAGTCAACTCCTGGGAAATTCTTCAGGATGAGCTTTCCCTGCGGGGTCCCCAGAACCTTTCTTCACTTGCACCTAAAGGCACCTCTCCCACTGACCCCGCAGCGCCTCCTGCTGGGAGGTGGAGCACCCCAGGCGACCACGTCAGGGTCCACCCGGCACTGGACTCCTAGGAAATGGGACGGCAGCTGCTCAGGAAATGCCAAACCTTCCTGAAGATACAACCCCCGGAAGCTCAGGACTGGCCAGAGGGGAGCAGCTGCTCTGCTCAGAGGTCCCGGGGGCATCATTAGCTCAGAAGTCTAGAACAGGGAGACAGTAAATGTTCTCTTCTGTTGGAGCAACACAAGTCGCTCCTTTATTTGCTCaccaaatacttactgagcacctactgcatgctCCTTTGTGACTCTGGGTGTGGCCCGTTTTGATAAGTGTTCACCTGCTCATCTGCTAAGGTCCTAATCGCAGCTCAAATCCCCAGAAAGGCTCAAGCTCATTCCCACTGGGGAACCCCTGCAGGGCAAAGCCTCCGAGGGGCAGATAGAAGTCCTTCCTGTCCTCGCACCTGAACGGTGCCGCTCCGTCCACGCCAGCGTGGGCGCGGGAGGGGCCCCGAGTTAGCGGGCCGCTGTGAGGTCCGCGGCTGTGCTGCGGGTGAAAGGCCTTTGATTATACTCCTCATCATGGAACTAGTATTACTCCTATTTTTTTCCCTGCAAGAAAAATGTGGAAGTGTTAAGCCCTAGCTGATGTCACACAAATTCAATTATTCTTCTCTTTTGATCACATAATCCATGCCAAGAACAAAGTTTGAAGACAAAGTGTGCGTGTTCTTTCTGGtccccacattaaaaaaaaaattaaacaaaaaaacctgtttgATCTCTTCCAAAGGCTACTTGTAATTAGAGGCTGACAACTCGCAAGTCTGATTTGTGTATTACTTAAGTCAAGTTAATCATCAGCTGTGCTCCTTCCCCTCTGACGAGCACTTCAGGGCAGCATCTCAGCAGCTccctgctctctttttttttttttttttttttagatttttatttatttattcatgagacacacagagacacagagagagagacagagacacaggcagagggagaagcaggctccatgcagggagcccgacatgggactagatcccgggtctccaggatcaggccctgggctgaagaccgTGTTAACCGCTGGGTCACCTGGctgcccagctccctgctctTTCACGGGAGCCACACATCTTTGCAGGCGGTGGTGTACTGTGCAAGTAACCAGGACAGACCCCTCAGGCCGGGTAAAACACGAGTGATGATTCCCCTCGAAAGCACGTTCCTGCCCTCTGTGTGGCAGCAGCTCAATCACAGAGGGGAGGCTGCACAGTCAAGGCCCAGGTTCTTTTCCATCTGCCCCTGTTTTTTGCACTTTGGGGAAGATGACTGGAGTCCTGGGAGGCATCTCAAGACGCTGGACTTCTAGATTCTGTAATCTAGAAACACTTAACAAATCTGTAACCTGACTAAGCTGAGCTGAGCTTGAGGCTGCAGATCCATCCTGGCTGCTTTGTTAAGACAGCAGCTTTTAAACAGAACAGAtttgaatttctaaatttaaaaaaattctgcttaGAGTGCTAGAATTAACTCCAGCACATAGGAATCTTTCTGTacagcctatttttttttcctttaaaaaatactgcagtCCTGGAAAAACTCTTTCTGAGCTATTTCCAACAGGCGAGGTACAAGCCTACAGCAGATGAAGAGGCGGAGGAGCCACCATGGAGCGCCCTCGGCCCTCTAACTAGGAGCTGGCATTTGGAGGAGGCCGGGGAGCCAGAAGAAGACACAAAGGTAAAGCAGCCCTGAGAGGGTCCCGGTTCTACTGTGTCTGGGATTCAGGACACGCCTCACTTTCCAGGTCAGGTTACAATTTAAAGTCAAAGAAGCTTTCACGGGATACCCGCTGAACGCAAGGTTTTGTTCCGAGGCCAGGGCAACACTGAACCCCAGCACAGTGTGGGGAGGATGCGGGTGCGCCCCACACGCGGCCTGTGCTGTGTCTGAACCTGGCAGCGGGGACACCTGCTACCCGGGGTGTGACCGCAGGATCCCAAGGAGCCCCCCACCAGGAGAAGCCCACTAGTGCGTTCTTATACCAAAGGCACCGGAAGTCCAACAGGAATGCTCCCCAAATCCGTCtgcgcggggggaggggggaaggaggcgGCGGAGGGGTGCAGCCCCAGGGCGCCTTTCCCTATGCTCCGGCCTCCTGGCCGGCTCCCGGGAACCGAGCTGCAGCCCCCGAAATCCCAGAGGGTGCCCCAGAATCGGTGGGACAGTCTGCCGGGGGGCAGGGCCCCAGCGCGCCAGGACGCCCCgtgcgcccccgccgccccgccgccccgcgcgccccccgcgccccgcgctccTTACCAGCTGCTCCTGCAGCGCCGCCAGCGCCGCCTCCAGCCGCAACTCGTGCGCGCGGGGCCCGCGTGGGTgctcggggcgcgcggggccgcggggggcggcggggccgggcgggggctgcAGGGCCAGGGCGCCCCGCACGCGCGCCTGCTGAGTGGCGCGCAGCCCCTGCAGCTCGTGCAGCCCCGCGAGCGCCGCGCGCAGCCGGGCGCCCACCCTGCGGCGGTCCCAGCCCGCGGGCCCCGGAGGGCCGCCCTGCGCCCACATCCCGCGCcgggcctccccggcctcccggagcctcctcccagcctcccgGCCGCGCGCGCGGCCTCCTGCGCCGCctgtccccgcccccgccccgcaggtCGCCAAGGTGGGGTGGGACCTATCGGTGGCCGCCGAGGGCGGCGTTTGCACACGCCCCGAGGTCACAGcggccgccccggcccgccccgtcGGCGCGCCCCTGGGGGCCGGGGACCCCAGCCCGGGGCGAGTCTGcaggggagggcccaggaggacCCCAGCGGGGAGCCGGGAGGGGCCGCGAGGGGAACCAAGGCGCTCAGAGGTGGTTGaaggcttaaaaaaaacaaaacttaagatGAATTCTTGGGACGGTGCCACATTGTAAGGACCTTGTTACCATTTTAAGCTCCTTATGGATTTGAAAAACATATTATCCCCTTTCCTAATGTATATCTGCAGTAGG contains:
- the DACT2 gene encoding dapper homolog 2; its protein translation is MWAQGGPPGPAGWDRRRVGARLRAALAGLHELQGLRATQQARVRGALALQPPPGPAAPRGPARPEHPRGPRAHELRLEAALAALQEQLNRLRRQDVGLKTHLEQLDRQISELQLDVRRPCSELADSDSRPSSGFYELSDGGSCSLSASCTSVCSDRMYSSLGTLLPADPMASPDAGDCRPRSADETTVHTVPLPTWGPQATEEGLSRPRPVSTGDLERVLPPEVVFQKASADPKSTSFLYQGMDLPVHVLDPKYQRDLVSKGGREVYPYPSPLHAVALQSPLFSLHKEALQSNGHSPRREPLPSPAAAGPSQTGPVLEAGPAAAYIDKLLRLRGRGTPPKGGVGEHGPPRCEVPPSLQVLGGQRADSEGGPEKLVCTPGRAGPGGMAQRVDTSWDTLRLRGPAMLLAAAPHPSSLPEEGPSRGCIRGETTLGAPQQGRGPAHSPRPQTQQQALSCQESTVLSPAGKGGRASPTLPPGHCARPPFAASGPSLLGLKTGHPKMKATKTKRGASDKVLRFGGQPSPEGALRDPLLPPEWGEGLRRRPPLAGATPSRSCSEPRLYPVPLLVPLLVARRESRQAPTQALFPVEASALGAAGGEARKKQRRWLSSVEISGSPGPHRPAAGRAGGPRPVCARARPKLPRQDARVRSESDGSEPSAEGASLPRSTVAETSEDGASDHTASRFGDRESSSSDSEGGAWPGACPPQPWRAPGARRPPLPPVPKLCRIKASKALRRKIRRFQPAALRVMTMV